Proteins encoded together in one Rhizobacter sp. J219 window:
- a CDS encoding aldehyde dehydrogenase family protein, producing MAQPTFKNYINGRWESGVTTGVSENPSDLSDVVGEYSRADASQTQSAIRAAADARSAWGQSTPQRRADALDQIGSEIIARKDETGELLAREEGKTLPEAIGETVRAGNIFKFFAGEALRIGGEKLASVRPGVDVEMSREPVGVVGIIAPWNFPLAIPAWKIAPALAYGNSVVFKPAEIVTACAWSLAEIISRANLPAGVFNLVMGSGRQVGQALLDSTLVDAVSFTGSVGVGEQVLKATTARRAKVQLEMGGKNPLVVLNDADLEQAVEVAVQGSYFSTGQRCTASSRLIVEAGIHDAFVSRLRERVKALRVGHALKRDTEIGPVVSSDQLAQNLSYVELGRTEGAEHLWGGEVIERDTRGHYMSPALFLAQPQHRIAREEIFGPVACVLRADDYEHAVALANDTPFGLCAGICTSSLKRATHFKRHAQVGMVMVNLPTAGVDYHVPFGGRKGSSYGPREQGRYAAEFYTTVKTAYTFS from the coding sequence ATGGCACAGCCCACCTTCAAGAACTACATCAACGGCCGCTGGGAAAGCGGTGTCACCACCGGCGTGAGCGAGAACCCTTCGGACCTGTCCGACGTGGTCGGCGAATACAGCCGCGCCGACGCGAGCCAGACGCAATCGGCCATCCGCGCCGCTGCCGATGCGCGCAGCGCGTGGGGCCAGAGCACGCCGCAGCGCCGCGCCGATGCGCTCGACCAGATCGGCAGCGAAATCATTGCGAGGAAAGACGAAACCGGCGAACTGCTGGCCCGTGAAGAGGGCAAGACCCTGCCCGAGGCGATCGGCGAGACGGTACGAGCCGGCAACATCTTCAAGTTCTTCGCCGGAGAGGCGCTGCGCATCGGCGGCGAGAAGCTGGCCTCGGTGCGGCCGGGTGTCGACGTCGAGATGAGTCGCGAGCCGGTGGGTGTGGTGGGGATCATCGCGCCGTGGAATTTTCCGCTCGCCATCCCCGCGTGGAAGATCGCGCCGGCCCTGGCCTACGGCAACTCCGTCGTCTTCAAGCCTGCCGAGATCGTGACCGCCTGCGCCTGGTCGCTCGCCGAGATCATCAGCCGCGCGAACCTGCCGGCGGGCGTGTTCAACCTCGTGATGGGCAGCGGCCGCCAGGTCGGCCAGGCCTTGCTCGACAGCACGCTGGTCGACGCCGTGAGCTTCACCGGCTCGGTCGGCGTGGGCGAACAGGTGCTGAAAGCGACCACCGCCCGCCGCGCCAAGGTGCAGCTCGAGATGGGCGGCAAGAACCCGCTCGTCGTGCTCAACGATGCAGACCTCGAACAGGCGGTGGAAGTCGCCGTGCAGGGCTCCTACTTCTCCACCGGCCAACGCTGCACCGCGTCGAGCCGCCTGATCGTCGAAGCTGGCATCCACGACGCGTTCGTGAGCCGCCTGCGCGAGCGCGTGAAGGCGCTGCGTGTGGGTCACGCGCTGAAGCGCGACACCGAGATCGGCCCGGTGGTGAGCAGCGACCAGCTGGCGCAGAACCTGTCGTATGTCGAACTCGGCCGCACCGAGGGCGCCGAGCACCTATGGGGTGGCGAGGTGATCGAGCGCGACACCCGCGGCCACTACATGAGCCCGGCGCTTTTCCTCGCGCAGCCACAGCACCGCATCGCGCGCGAAGAGATCTTCGGCCCGGTGGCCTGCGTGCTGCGCGCCGACGACTACGAGCATGCCGTCGCATTGGCCAACGACACGCCCTTCGGCCTGTGCGCCGGCATCTGCACCAGCTCGCTCAAGCGCGCCACGCATTTCAAGCGCCATGCCCAGGTCGGCATGGTGATGGTCAACCTGCCCACCGCGGGCGTCGACTACCACGTGCCCTTTGGCGGCCGCAAAGGTTCCAGCTACGGCCCGCGCGAGCAGGGCCGCTACGCCGCCGAGTTCTACACCACCGTCAAGACCGCCTACACCTTTTCATAG
- a CDS encoding ABC transporter permease, giving the protein MMDRLFQHRLAWPVITLLLLLILNAAFNPSFLHLEWRDGHLYGSLIDILNRAAPLMLVALGMTLVIATRGIDISVGATVAITAAIAAWMIGGALVVQNGVATHVSRFPMPVAIAAALGVALVCGLWNGVLVARVGMQPIVATLILMVAGRGIAQLITDGQIITIYYAPYFFIGSGYLLGIPFSLFIVAAVFALLWWVVTRTALGLFIQAVGINPAAARVAGVRSRLITLSTYGFCGLCAGVAGLLISSNVKSADGNNAGQLMELDAILAVTLGGTSLNGGRFSLAGSVIGALIIQTLTYAIYSMGVPPEVNLVVKAVVVFLVMLLQSPEFRQSVRGLVFRAPVEAKP; this is encoded by the coding sequence ATGATGGACAGACTCTTCCAACACCGGCTCGCGTGGCCCGTGATCACGCTTCTGCTGCTGCTCATCCTCAACGCAGCCTTCAACCCGAGCTTCCTGCACCTGGAGTGGCGCGACGGCCATCTCTACGGCAGCCTGATCGACATCCTCAACCGTGCCGCACCGCTGATGCTGGTGGCGCTCGGCATGACGCTCGTGATCGCCACCCGCGGCATCGACATCTCGGTGGGCGCGACGGTGGCCATCACCGCCGCCATCGCCGCCTGGATGATCGGCGGCGCGCTCGTGGTGCAGAACGGCGTGGCCACGCACGTGAGCCGCTTCCCGATGCCTGTTGCGATTGCCGCGGCGCTTGGCGTCGCACTCGTCTGCGGCCTGTGGAACGGTGTGCTGGTGGCCCGGGTCGGCATGCAGCCCATCGTGGCCACGCTGATCCTGATGGTGGCCGGGCGCGGCATCGCGCAGCTCATCACCGACGGCCAGATCATCACCATCTACTACGCGCCGTATTTCTTCATCGGCAGCGGCTACCTGCTGGGCATTCCGTTCTCGCTCTTCATCGTGGCGGCGGTGTTCGCGCTTCTGTGGTGGGTGGTCACGCGCACGGCGCTCGGCCTCTTCATCCAGGCGGTGGGCATCAACCCGGCCGCGGCGCGTGTGGCCGGCGTGCGCTCGCGGCTGATCACGCTGTCGACCTACGGCTTCTGCGGCCTGTGCGCCGGCGTGGCCGGCTTGCTCATCAGCTCCAACGTCAAGAGCGCCGACGGCAACAACGCCGGCCAGCTGATGGAGCTCGATGCCATCCTCGCCGTCACGCTGGGCGGCACCTCGCTCAACGGCGGCCGCTTCAGCCTCGCCGGCAGCGTGATCGGCGCGCTCATCATCCAGACGCTCACCTATGCGATCTACTCGATGGGCGTGCCGCCGGAAGTCAACCTCGTGGTGAAGGCGGTGGTGGTGTTCCTCGTGATGCTGCTGCAGTCGCCCGAATTCCGGCAGAGCGTGCGCGGCCTGGTGTTCCGCGCACCGGTGGAGGCCAAGCCATGA
- the mmsB gene encoding multiple monosaccharide ABC transporter permease — translation MSSVAPAPAIPARREHGNFLKANMREYGMLLSLVVIMGLFQVLTDGTLLRPLNLTNLVLQNSYIVIMALGMLLVIVAGHIDLSVGSVCGFIGALAAVLMVQMGWHPVPTTIACLVAGGVIGAAQGWCVAYSRIPSFIVTLAGMLVFKGLSLALLGGMSVGPFPVAFQRLSSGFIPEVFADDGLRLTSLVIGVVAAAIWFALQMRARRHQARHGMDEEPYPFFLGKTLVFTALIVAFSWLMASYKGMPNVLIVMVVLMLAYDFVTRRTTVGRRIYALGGNEKATRLSGIKTERLTLFAFANMGVLAALAGLVFAARLNTATPKAGLGFELDVIAACFIGGASASGGVGKVMGAVIGAFVMGVMNNGMSIMGIGIDYQQVIKGLVLLAAVFIDVYNKNKA, via the coding sequence ATGAGCAGCGTGGCCCCCGCTCCCGCCATTCCCGCACGCCGCGAGCATGGCAACTTTCTGAAGGCCAACATGCGCGAGTACGGCATGTTGCTGTCGCTCGTGGTCATCATGGGCCTCTTCCAGGTGCTGACCGATGGCACGCTGCTGCGCCCGCTGAACCTCACCAACCTGGTCTTGCAGAACAGCTACATCGTCATCATGGCGCTGGGCATGCTGCTCGTGATCGTGGCCGGCCACATCGACCTCTCGGTCGGCTCGGTGTGCGGCTTCATCGGCGCGCTCGCGGCGGTGCTGATGGTGCAGATGGGCTGGCACCCGGTGCCCACCACCATCGCCTGCCTGGTCGCCGGTGGCGTGATCGGCGCGGCGCAGGGCTGGTGCGTGGCCTACAGCCGCATCCCGTCCTTCATCGTGACGCTGGCGGGCATGCTGGTGTTCAAGGGCCTGTCGCTCGCGCTCCTGGGCGGCATGTCGGTCGGGCCGTTTCCGGTCGCGTTCCAGCGCCTGAGTTCGGGCTTCATCCCGGAGGTGTTTGCCGACGATGGCCTGCGCCTCACCTCACTCGTGATCGGCGTGGTCGCCGCCGCGATCTGGTTCGCGCTGCAGATGCGCGCGCGCCGCCACCAGGCCAGGCACGGTATGGACGAGGAGCCCTATCCGTTCTTCCTCGGCAAGACGCTGGTGTTCACCGCGCTGATCGTCGCCTTCAGCTGGCTCATGGCCTCGTACAAGGGCATGCCCAACGTGCTGATCGTGATGGTGGTGCTGATGCTCGCCTACGACTTCGTCACCCGACGCACCACCGTCGGCCGGCGCATCTATGCACTCGGCGGCAACGAGAAGGCCACGCGCCTGTCCGGCATCAAGACCGAGCGGCTCACGCTCTTCGCCTTCGCCAACATGGGCGTTCTCGCGGCGTTGGCCGGTCTCGTGTTTGCCGCCCGACTCAACACCGCCACGCCCAAGGCCGGCCTCGGCTTCGAGCTCGACGTGATCGCCGCCTGCTTCATCGGTGGCGCCTCGGCCTCCGGCGGGGTGGGCAAGGTGATGGGGGCGGTAATCGGAGCGTTTGTCATGGGCGTGATGAACAACGGCATGTCCATCATGGGCATCGGCATCGACTACCAGCAGGTCATCAAGGGGTTGGTGCTGTTGGCGGCGGTGTTCATCGACGTGTACAACAAGAACAAAGCCTGA
- a CDS encoding ABC transporter substrate-binding protein: MKLQRRTLIAAATAAPLAGLLPTAFAQKKIVLGFSQIGAESEWRTANTESIKSAAKEAGIELKFSDAQQKQENQIKAIRSFIAQKVDVIAFSPVVESGWGTVLREAKAAKIPVILSDRAVDEKDDSLWVSFMGSDFVEEGRKAGRWLVDKMKGQTGTVNIVELQGTVGSAPAIDRKKGFEEIIKADPKFKIIRSQTGDFTRAKGKEVMEAFLKAEGKKINVLYAHNDDMAIGAIQAIEEAGLKPAKDIVIISIDAVKGAFEAMIAGKLNVSVECSPLLGPQLMAAVKDLVAGKQIPKRIVTEEGIFPMEVAAKEFPKRKY; encoded by the coding sequence ATGAAACTGCAACGACGCACCCTGATCGCCGCCGCCACGGCCGCACCGCTGGCCGGCCTGCTGCCCACCGCCTTCGCGCAAAAGAAGATCGTGCTGGGCTTCAGCCAGATCGGTGCCGAGAGCGAATGGCGCACCGCCAACACCGAGTCGATCAAGTCCGCGGCCAAGGAGGCCGGCATCGAACTCAAGTTCTCCGATGCCCAGCAGAAGCAGGAGAACCAGATCAAGGCCATCCGCAGCTTCATCGCGCAGAAGGTCGACGTGATCGCCTTCTCGCCGGTGGTCGAGTCAGGCTGGGGCACCGTGCTGCGTGAAGCCAAGGCGGCGAAGATCCCGGTGATCCTGTCCGACCGGGCGGTCGATGAGAAGGACGACAGCCTGTGGGTCAGCTTCATGGGCTCCGACTTCGTGGAAGAAGGCCGCAAGGCCGGCCGTTGGCTGGTCGACAAGATGAAGGGCCAGACCGGCACCGTCAACATCGTCGAGCTGCAAGGCACGGTGGGCAGCGCCCCGGCGATCGACCGCAAGAAGGGCTTCGAGGAAATCATCAAGGCCGACCCGAAGTTCAAGATCATCCGCTCGCAGACCGGCGACTTCACCCGCGCCAAGGGCAAGGAAGTGATGGAAGCCTTCCTCAAGGCCGAGGGCAAGAAGATCAACGTGCTCTACGCGCACAACGACGACATGGCCATCGGCGCCATCCAGGCCATCGAAGAGGCCGGCCTGAAGCCCGCGAAGGACATCGTCATCATCTCGATCGACGCCGTGAAGGGCGCCTTCGAAGCCATGATCGCCGGCAAGCTGAACGTGTCGGTCGAGTGCAGCCCGCTGCTCGGCCCGCAGCTGATGGCCGCGGTGAAGGACCTGGTCGCCGGCAAGCAGATTCCCAAGCGCATCGTCACCGAGGAAGGCATCTTCCCGATGGAAGTGGCCGCCAAGGAATTCCCCAAGCGCAAGTACTGA
- the mmsA gene encoding multiple monosaccharide ABC transporter ATP-binding protein, producing MNILEMRGITKTFPGVNALSNVNLAVRQGEIHAVVGENGAGKSTLMKVLSGVYPCDTCSGEIHFQGELRRFKSIADSEKLGIIIIHQELALVPLLSIAENLFLGNEPARYGVIDWGEAHRRTRELLAKVGLNESPSTLVTHLGVGKQQLIEIAKALAKEVKLLILDEPTASLNESDSEALLELLLQLKAQGISSILISHKLNEIAKVADSITVLRDGSTVETIDCREQPASEDHIIRLMVGREMADRYPKRSPNPGEVVFELRDWRVHHPLHATREVVKGVNLTVRRGEIVGIAGLMGAGRTELAMSLFGRAYGQRISGQALKNGREIDVSTIDRAIAQGIAYVTEDRKGLGLVLHDDIRRNITLANLRAVSRRGVIDGGHEHTVAVDFRRKLNIRSSGVHQSVVDLSGGNQQKVVLSKWLFAEPELLILDEPTRGIDVGAKFEIYSLMARLAEEGKCILMISSEMPELLGMCDRLYVMNEGRFVAEFTAAEASQEKIMRAIVKAGSAVHQTEEIAA from the coding sequence ATGAACATCCTCGAGATGCGCGGCATCACCAAGACGTTTCCGGGCGTCAACGCGCTCAGCAACGTCAACCTGGCAGTGCGCCAGGGGGAGATCCACGCCGTCGTCGGTGAAAACGGCGCCGGCAAGTCGACGCTGATGAAGGTGCTGAGCGGCGTGTACCCGTGCGACACCTGCAGCGGCGAGATCCATTTCCAGGGCGAACTGCGCCGCTTCAAGAGCATTGCCGACAGCGAGAAGCTCGGCATCATCATCATCCACCAGGAGCTGGCGCTGGTGCCGCTCTTGTCCATCGCCGAGAACCTCTTCCTCGGCAACGAGCCCGCGCGCTACGGCGTGATCGACTGGGGCGAGGCCCATCGCCGCACCCGCGAGCTGCTGGCCAAGGTAGGCCTGAACGAATCGCCGTCCACGCTGGTCACGCACCTGGGCGTGGGCAAACAGCAGCTGATCGAGATTGCCAAGGCGCTCGCGAAAGAGGTGAAGCTCTTGATCCTCGACGAGCCGACCGCGAGCCTCAACGAAAGCGACAGCGAGGCGCTCTTGGAGCTGCTGCTGCAGCTCAAGGCCCAGGGCATTTCGTCCATCCTGATCTCGCACAAGCTCAACGAGATCGCCAAGGTCGCCGACTCGATCACCGTGCTGCGCGACGGCAGCACCGTCGAGACGATCGACTGCCGCGAACAGCCCGCGAGCGAAGACCACATCATCCGGCTGATGGTCGGCCGCGAGATGGCCGACCGTTACCCCAAACGCTCGCCCAACCCGGGCGAGGTGGTGTTCGAGCTGCGCGACTGGCGCGTGCACCACCCGCTGCACGCCACGCGCGAAGTGGTGAAGGGCGTGAACCTCACCGTGCGCCGCGGCGAGATCGTCGGCATCGCCGGCCTCATGGGCGCCGGCCGCACCGAGCTGGCGATGAGCCTCTTCGGCCGTGCCTATGGCCAGCGCATCAGCGGCCAGGCCCTGAAGAACGGCCGCGAGATCGACGTCAGCACCATCGACCGTGCCATCGCCCAAGGCATCGCCTACGTGACCGAAGACCGCAAGGGCCTGGGCCTGGTGCTGCACGACGACATCCGCCGCAACATCACGCTCGCCAACCTGCGCGCCGTGTCGCGCCGTGGCGTGATCGATGGCGGCCACGAGCACACGGTGGCGGTCGACTTCCGCCGCAAGCTCAACATCCGAAGCTCTGGCGTGCACCAGTCGGTGGTGGATCTGTCGGGCGGCAACCAGCAGAAGGTGGTGCTCTCCAAATGGCTCTTCGCCGAGCCTGAACTGCTCATCCTCGACGAGCCCACGCGTGGCATCGACGTCGGCGCCAAGTTCGAGATCTACAGCCTGATGGCCCGGCTGGCCGAAGAGGGCAAGTGCATCCTGATGATCTCGTCGGAGATGCCCGAGCTGCTTGGCATGTGCGACCGGCTCTACGTGATGAACGAAGGCCGCTTCGTCGCCGAGTTCACGGCGGCCGAAGCCTCCCAGGAAAAAATCATGCGCGCCATCGTCAAGGCCGGCAGCGCAGTCCACCAGACGGAAGAGATCGCCGCATGA
- a CDS encoding 2-dehydro-3-deoxy-6-phosphogalactonate aldolase, with amino-acid sequence MTELQTFGPPLAAILRGLAPEHARAAALVLFEAGFRIVEVPLNRRGALYCIEAIAAVAPSDALVGGGTVLSTREVDEVHAAGGRLMVAPNCDADVMRRAAERGMAVVPGVATPTEAFNALRWRASALKIFPAEMVGLAGLKAFKSVLPEGTPLWPVGGVTPESIAPWLAAGATGFGIGSQLFQPGMALHELGRRARDFIAAWHAATAEPMPAQVPTAAHAE; translated from the coding sequence GTGACCGAGTTGCAAACGTTCGGGCCGCCGCTTGCGGCCATCTTGCGGGGGCTCGCCCCCGAGCATGCGCGTGCCGCGGCGCTCGTGCTGTTCGAGGCTGGCTTTCGCATCGTCGAGGTGCCGCTGAACCGGCGCGGCGCGCTGTATTGCATCGAGGCGATCGCCGCGGTGGCGCCCTCCGATGCGCTGGTGGGCGGCGGCACCGTGCTGTCCACCCGCGAGGTCGACGAGGTCCACGCCGCCGGCGGCCGCCTGATGGTGGCGCCCAACTGCGACGCCGACGTGATGCGCCGCGCCGCCGAGCGCGGCATGGCGGTCGTGCCCGGCGTGGCCACGCCGACCGAAGCCTTCAACGCGCTGCGCTGGCGCGCGAGTGCGCTCAAGATCTTCCCGGCCGAAATGGTCGGCCTTGCCGGGCTCAAGGCCTTCAAGTCGGTGCTGCCCGAAGGCACGCCGCTGTGGCCGGTGGGCGGCGTGACGCCCGAGAGCATCGCGCCGTGGCTCGCGGCCGGTGCGACCGGCTTCGGCATCGGCAGCCAGCTGTTTCAACCCGGCATGGCGCTGCACGAGCTGGGCCGGCGTGCGCGCGACTTCATCGCCGCGTGGCACGCCGCCACCGCAGAGCCCATGCCCGCCCAGGTGCCGACTGCGGCTCACGCAGAATAG
- a CDS encoding 2-dehydro-3-deoxygalactonokinase: MKTGLIGIDWGTTHRRAYLLGEGGVLLEERADDQGLLAARGRFAESFEAVVRGWPREWPVLMSGMVGAASGWQEAPYLEASTPLTSLSRHLVPLNDAPPGRRVLLVPGYRWIGPSGEVDVMRGEETQLLGALALGQADGWVVLPGTHSKWVRLERGVMQGFRTYMTGELFALLGEHGTLAGIVGPEDVPEAFEAGLLAAGRGALSHTIFGCRAKVVTGRMPAAHARSYLSGLLIGAEWVDTRPAPRTVTVVAAGALASAYGEAARHHGSTPVVLEPRAVFLAALASLQEGIDR, encoded by the coding sequence ATGAAGACGGGCCTGATCGGCATCGACTGGGGCACGACGCACCGCAGGGCCTACCTGCTGGGCGAGGGCGGGGTGCTGCTCGAAGAGCGCGCCGATGATCAGGGCCTGCTCGCGGCACGGGGGCGTTTCGCCGAGTCGTTCGAGGCCGTCGTGCGCGGCTGGCCACGCGAGTGGCCGGTGTTGATGTCGGGCATGGTCGGTGCGGCGTCGGGCTGGCAGGAGGCGCCGTACCTTGAAGCGTCGACGCCGCTCACCTCGCTCTCGCGCCACTTGGTCCCGTTGAACGACGCACCGCCGGGCCGGCGCGTGCTGCTCGTGCCCGGTTACCGCTGGATCGGGCCGAGCGGCGAGGTCGACGTGATGCGCGGCGAAGAGACGCAGCTGCTGGGCGCGCTGGCGCTGGGCCAGGCCGACGGCTGGGTCGTGCTGCCGGGTACGCACAGCAAATGGGTGCGCCTGGAACGCGGTGTGATGCAGGGCTTTCGCACCTACATGACGGGTGAGCTTTTCGCGCTCTTGGGCGAGCACGGCACGCTGGCCGGCATCGTCGGGCCCGAGGACGTGCCCGAGGCGTTCGAGGCCGGGCTGCTGGCGGCGGGGCGTGGCGCCCTCTCGCACACGATCTTCGGCTGTCGCGCCAAGGTGGTGACCGGCCGCATGCCGGCGGCGCATGCGCGCTCGTACCTGTCGGGCCTGTTGATCGGGGCCGAGTGGGTCGACACCCGGCCCGCACCGCGCACGGTGACGGTGGTGGCGGCCGGCGCCCTCGCGTCGGCCTATGGAGAGGCCGCGCGACATCACGGCAGCACACCCGTGGTGCTGGAGCCGCGGGCGGTGTTCCTCGCCGCACTGGCCAGCCTGCAGGAAGGGATCGACAGGTGA
- the yjfF gene encoding galactofuranose ABC transporter, permease protein YjfF: protein MAAGLGKTAGQGAALRRPRLDPKYLPLTVTIALFFAMASAGSVAYTGFFSSQVFLNLLIDNAFLCIVAVGMTFVILSGGIDLSVGSVIALTTMVSASLVEKHQWSPAVVLPLVLLMGTAFGALQGFLIERFRLQPFIVTLAGMFLARGLCYLISIDSISITNTTYTTLSQWRLPLWGEASITLSALIAIVVVLAAIFIAHYTQFGRTVYAIGGSEHSAVLMGLPVRSTVVGVYTLSGFCSALAGVVFTFYMLSGYGLHAVGLELDAIAAVVIGGTLLTGGVGYVAGTLFGVLILGIIQTLIMFDGSLSSWWTRIVIGALLFLFCLLQRVFESKRVR, encoded by the coding sequence ATGGCGGCAGGCCTGGGCAAGACGGCGGGGCAGGGCGCCGCGCTGCGCCGCCCCCGGCTCGATCCGAAGTACCTGCCGCTCACCGTCACCATCGCGCTCTTCTTCGCGATGGCGTCCGCCGGCTCGGTCGCCTACACCGGCTTCTTCTCGTCGCAGGTGTTCCTGAACCTGCTCATCGACAACGCCTTCCTCTGCATCGTGGCGGTGGGCATGACCTTCGTGATCCTCTCGGGCGGCATCGACCTCTCGGTCGGCTCGGTGATCGCGCTCACGACCATGGTGTCGGCCTCGCTCGTCGAGAAGCACCAGTGGAGCCCGGCGGTGGTGCTTCCGCTGGTGCTGCTGATGGGCACCGCCTTCGGGGCCTTGCAGGGCTTTCTGATCGAGCGGTTCCGCCTGCAGCCCTTCATCGTGACGCTGGCCGGCATGTTCCTCGCCCGAGGCCTGTGCTACCTGATCAGCATCGATTCGATCAGCATCACCAACACCACCTACACCACGCTCTCGCAGTGGCGGCTGCCGCTGTGGGGCGAGGCGTCGATCACGCTCAGCGCGCTGATTGCGATCGTGGTGGTGCTGGCGGCGATCTTCATTGCCCACTACACGCAGTTCGGCCGCACGGTGTATGCGATCGGCGGCAGCGAACACTCGGCGGTGCTGATGGGCCTGCCGGTGCGCTCGACGGTGGTCGGCGTCTACACGCTGAGCGGCTTCTGCTCGGCGCTGGCCGGCGTGGTGTTCACCTTCTACATGCTCTCGGGCTACGGCCTGCATGCGGTGGGCCTGGAACTCGACGCCATCGCGGCGGTCGTGATCGGCGGCACGCTGCTCACCGGCGGCGTGGGCTATGTCGCGGGCACGCTCTTCGGCGTGTTGATCCTCGGCATCATCCAGACGCTGATCATGTTCGACGGCTCGCTCAGCTCATGGTGGACGCGCATCGTGATCGGTGCGCTGCTCTTCCTCTTCTGCCTGCTGCAGCGGGTGTTCGAATCGAAGCGGGTGCGATGA
- a CDS encoding sugar ABC transporter ATP-binding protein, translating into MVYREQPHDDCPQPLLQLSGVSKQFFGVRALHDVGLRLFPGEVHALMGQNGAGKSTLIKVLTGVYPADGGEMRLAGQPIAPRSPQDAQTLGISTVYQEVNLCPNLSVAENIFAGRYPRKGALGAWRIDWTGMNRQAEEWLAKLNIRIDVTRRLDSYAVAVQQMVAIARALSVSAKVLILDEPTSSLDEDEVKRLFDVLRRLRGEGMAILFVTHFLEQVYAISDRITVLRNGELVGEYQAAMLGPTALITAMVGREFAASQGQAQARPVAADAVPLLEMKGLGERGQLQPVDLSVHAGEVVGLGGLLGSGRTELARLLFGLSSADSGELRVDGQPVSFKTPADAVRHGLGLCPEERKADGIVAELSVRENIALALQARHGMGKFLSREQQAELAERYVKRLGIKTAGIDTPIGLLSGGNQQKAMLARWLATEPRLLILDEPTRGIDVAAKQEIMDEILALADGGMAVVFISSEMSEVVRVSNRIAVLRDRRKVGELPAGSSEQAVYHLIAADA; encoded by the coding sequence ATGGTCTACCGAGAGCAACCCCACGACGATTGCCCGCAGCCGCTGCTGCAGCTCAGCGGCGTGTCGAAGCAGTTCTTCGGCGTGCGTGCCTTGCACGACGTCGGCCTGCGGCTTTTCCCTGGCGAGGTACACGCGCTGATGGGGCAGAACGGCGCCGGCAAGTCCACCCTCATCAAGGTGCTCACCGGCGTCTACCCGGCCGATGGCGGCGAGATGCGGCTCGCCGGCCAGCCCATCGCGCCGCGCTCGCCGCAGGATGCGCAGACGCTCGGCATCAGCACTGTCTACCAAGAGGTGAATCTGTGCCCGAATTTGTCGGTCGCGGAAAACATCTTCGCCGGCCGCTACCCGCGCAAAGGCGCGCTCGGCGCCTGGCGCATCGACTGGACCGGCATGAACCGGCAGGCCGAGGAGTGGCTCGCAAAGCTCAACATCCGCATCGACGTGACACGCCGGCTCGACAGCTATGCGGTGGCCGTTCAGCAGATGGTGGCCATCGCGCGGGCCTTGAGCGTGTCGGCCAAGGTGCTGATCCTCGACGAGCCGACCTCGAGCCTCGACGAAGACGAGGTCAAGCGCCTCTTCGACGTGCTGCGCCGCCTGCGCGGCGAGGGCATGGCGATCCTTTTCGTCACGCATTTCCTGGAGCAGGTGTACGCGATCTCCGACCGCATCACCGTGCTGCGCAACGGCGAGCTGGTGGGCGAGTACCAGGCGGCGATGCTGGGGCCGACGGCGCTGATCACCGCGATGGTGGGCCGCGAATTCGCCGCGAGCCAAGGCCAGGCGCAAGCGCGGCCGGTGGCGGCTGATGCGGTGCCGTTGCTGGAGATGAAGGGTCTGGGCGAACGCGGCCAGCTGCAGCCGGTCGACCTGAGCGTGCACGCCGGCGAGGTGGTGGGCCTGGGCGGCCTGCTCGGCTCGGGCCGCACGGAACTCGCGCGCCTGCTTTTCGGCCTCTCGTCGGCCGACAGCGGCGAGCTGCGGGTCGACGGCCAGCCGGTCAGCTTCAAGACGCCTGCCGATGCGGTGCGGCACGGCCTCGGCCTGTGCCCGGAAGAACGCAAGGCCGATGGCATCGTGGCCGAGCTCTCGGTGCGCGAGAACATCGCGCTCGCGTTGCAGGCACGTCACGGCATGGGCAAGTTCCTCTCGCGCGAGCAGCAGGCCGAGCTGGCCGAGCGCTACGTCAAGCGACTCGGCATCAAGACCGCGGGCATCGACACGCCCATCGGCCTGCTGTCGGGTGGCAACCAGCAGAAGGCGATGCTGGCGCGCTGGCTCGCCACCGAACCGCGCCTCTTGATCCTCGACGAGCCCACCCGCGGCATCGACGTTGCGGCCAAGCAGGAAATCATGGACGAGATCCTCGCGCTGGCCGACGGCGGCATGGCCGTCGTCTTCATCTCGTCGGAGATGAGCGAGGTGGTGCGTGTGTCGAACCGGATCGCGGTGCTGCGCGACCGCCGCAAGGTCGGCGAGCTGCCCGCGGGCAGCAGCGAGCAAGCCGTCTATCACCTGATCGCGGCGGACGCATGA